Part of the Candidatus Methylomirabilis limnetica genome, GGCGACGATCCCGAGATGAAAGCATTGGAGGCCTATATCTACTCTGCGCGGTCAGGGAAAAGCCTGGAGCCTGGAAAGCACTAAGACCCGGGAAGTTATCCGACAGGGTTCGTTTTTCGCGAAGTAATCTCGACGTCGTTAGTTCACACTTCCCCACCTGTGAGGACCCCCGTTCTCACAGGTGTATTTTTTCAATGGGCAAGAAGGGTCGATTGCTAAAGAGATAGTGCAAGCTGCGGTAGGGGCGCCCCTTGTGGGTGCCCTCATGCGAGGTGCGGCGGAGCCTGATTGAGGACTTAGCGGGTAGGGGGCTTACATGAGGGGTGAAGAAGCCTTTCAGGCTGCTCCCTTTTCGCCTTTTTCACCTTAGTAGAGAGTGCTATACTGCGTATGCTATGTTTGGGGTTGAAAGAGATGGGGTTGACGGGGATAGCGTCTATTGCGTCCAGAGCGTCGGTGTGTCTGTTGCGTTGATTGGGTCGCTGAGTCGGTTGCGCTCCACGCGACGACGCTAAAGACGCGATGACGCCATAGCTTGGTGGCGTGGCGAAATCAATCGTTACGGCAGAGGTGAGTTTTGGCCGATCACGGCACTGCGGGAGAGGATAAGGAAGATCGTTTGGTCGTGACGCCGGAGGAGAGCGACGCGACCCTTTGGTCTCGACGGGATTTTTTTTGCCTCGCAGGGTGGGGCGGGATAGCGGGGGCGCTCGGTGTCGGCGGCTTGGCGTTCGGACGCTTGATGTTCCCCAGAGTGCTCTTCGAGCCATTAGCGGTCTTCAAGGCCGGCCTGCCGGAGGAGTACCCGATCGGAACCGTCAGCGAACGGTGGAAGCAGGAGGAGCGCGTGTGGATCGTCCACGAGCCTGACGGATTCTACGCGCTCTCCGCGATCTGCACGCATCTCGGTTGTACCCCAAACTGGTTGAATGCGGAGGACAAGTTCAAATGCCCCTGCCACGGCAGCGGTTTCCGTAGGACTGGGCTCAACTTCGAGGGTCCCGCCCCTCGGCCGCTGGAGCGAGTTAAGATTGCTCTGGGTGACGACGGGCAACTTGTGATCGATAAGGGCGTTCAGTTCCGCTTTGAGAGAGGAGACTGGACCAGGCCTGGGGCTTTTCTCAAGCTCAAGGTCTAGCTGAGAGAGGATCAGAACGCGGATGCCCAACCTGAACGAGTTGAAGAAAAAGATCGTTGAGTCGCAGCTATGGCGCTCGATGTTTCGTCACGATTATCTGGACACCCCACGCAACCGGGTGCTGCAGATCATGGCGAATGTCTGGCTCCACCTGCACCCTCCTAAGATCCGACGCCACGCCCTCAGAGTTCGCTATACCTGGTGTATGGGTGGCATCACCTTCCTGGTGTTCCTGGTAACGGTGGTGACCGGTGTCATCCTGATGTTCTACTATCGCCCGGTAGCTGAGTACGCCTATGCTGACATGAAATACCTGCAGCACGATGTCCCGTTTGGCATGATCATGCGCAACATGCATCGATGGGCGGCGCATGCCATGGTGATCACGATCTGGCTGCACATGTTTCGAGTCTTTATGACCGGCTCATACAAACCGCCGAGGGAATTCAACTGGGTTGTGGGGGTCGTACTGCTTACCATCACGCTGCTCCTGAGTTTTACCGGCTACCTCCTGCCATGGGACCAGCTTTCGATCTGGGCCGTAACGGTCGGAACCAACATGGCCCGCGCCACCCCACTTCTTGGGAGTGAGGGTCCATTTGGCGAAGTGGTCGGCGTTACCTCGCGGTATGACGCCAGGTCCTTCTTGCTTGGTGGCACCCTCGTTGGACCTCCTGCGCTCCTTAGATTTTACGTCCTGCACTGTATCTTGTTACCCATCCTGGCCGGCCTCCTCATGATCGTACATTTCTGGAGGATCAGGAAAGATGGGGGGGTCTCGGGTCCGTTATAGCGATGAATGAAGAGTAGCGACGAGCGAAACGATGGCTGAAACAAAACAGGATACAGAGGCGAAACCGGCCGTACGATCTGCCGACACGAGGGAACCAGCAGTGGCCGATCGAGTCCACGTCTGGCCCTACCTCGTTCGCAACGAGTTCATCGCCTCGATCATTGTGATGGTTATTCTGACCGTTTGGTCGATCACGATCGATGCCCCTCTGGAGGAGGCAGCCAATCCCACACAGACCCCCAATCCAAGTAAGGCTCCATGGTATTTCCTTGGGCTTCAGGAGCTGCTGGTCTATTTCGATCCTTGGTTTGCCGGTGTCGTCCTGCCGAGCTTGATCATCGTTGGGCTTATGGTCATCCCGTATGTCGATATCAACCCCAAGGGCAACGGGTATTACACCTTCAGAGAGCGGCCCTTCGCCATCTCGACGTTTCTCTTCGGCTTTTTATTCCTGTGGGTCTCGCTGATCATTACTGGAGTTTTCTTCAGGGGCCCCGGGTGGAATCTCTTCTGGCCGTGGGAGGCCTGGGATCCCCACTTGGTCGTTGCGATCACCAATATCGATCTTTCCGCTTGGGGTCCGTTCAAGTGGATGGGCAACCCCAAGATCTTCGGGGTTGAGATGATCGGGTTTGTGCTGATCTTTCTCTACTTCAGCACGGCGGTCGTTTTTTACTACCTAAAGCGGGACATGAGCGACGCTATCCGTCAGTTGGGCCCTATGCGCTACGGGATCGTGGCCTTCCTCTTTCTGACGATGATGAGCCTTCCGATCAAGATTATCCTCCGCCTGGCATTCAACATCAAGAATGTCTGGGTGACTCCATGGTTCAACATTTGACGTTACTGTTCGGTTGAGGTTGCCTGGTGCAGATGTGGAGAAGATGGCGCACGAGTAAGCTGGCAGAGCAGCGATCCTTACGGGTCTTGTTCTTTACTGTGAGCATGCTCTTTCTCCTGGTTACTGTATGGGCAGTGTGGGACGAGGGGAAGACCAGACGCCCGTGGAAAGCATACCAGCAAGAGTTCCACCGGCTGGAGCGTGAGCGGGTCGCTCTGGAACTCGCCACGGAGCGATCGAAGCTTGGCGCGCCGGAAGTTCAGGCTGCCATTGCCAAGCTTGGCGAGGACCTGAAAGCGGCGCAGGCGAGGTTGGCCGGACCCGAGTCCGTCAAAGCGCAGCAAGTCCTTGCTCAACGTGAGACCGAGCATACAGAGATGAACACAAAGGCCCAGTTTATCAAGAGCGAGCTGGATGAAGCGCTCTACTGGGTGGAGCATGCCATTCACAGCAAAAATGACAGCACAAAGCCCCGAGCGAAGGTGGCGGAGATTGAAAAGCAGTTGCGTGGACTCACCGCGCAGGTCAATATGCTGAACGCAAGGGCAGAGGAAGCTCGGGGGATTGTCAAGCGGTTTCATGTCGATGTGGATACTATTCGTGGCAGGATTGACGAGCTGACCGCTCCGGCTGTTACTATCGAGAAACGCCTGGAGTCAATCGGGGTCCGCCCCCTCGAGGTCAAGCAGATTGTCGTGGAGGGTCTGGCGATCAACGAGTTCAAGGTACCGATCCTGACCGTCGATCGCTGTGCGACATGCCATCTTGCGATCGATCGGCCTGGGTTTGACCAGGTCAAGCAGCCCTTCCGCACCCATCCGTATCGGGAGGTCCTGTTTGGCAATCATCCGATCGCCCGCTTCGGTTGCACAGCTTGCCACCAGGGGCAGGGGCCGACCCTCGAGGTTGAAGCGGCACACGGCGAGGTCCCTCACTGGGCGCGCCCGCTGCTGC contains:
- a CDS encoding ubiquinol-cytochrome c reductase iron-sulfur subunit, coding for MADHGTAGEDKEDRLVVTPEESDATLWSRRDFFCLAGWGGIAGALGVGGLAFGRLMFPRVLFEPLAVFKAGLPEEYPIGTVSERWKQEERVWIVHEPDGFYALSAICTHLGCTPNWLNAEDKFKCPCHGSGFRRTGLNFEGPAPRPLERVKIALGDDGQLVIDKGVQFRFERGDWTRPGAFLKLKV
- a CDS encoding cytochrome b N-terminal domain-containing protein, which produces MPNLNELKKKIVESQLWRSMFRHDYLDTPRNRVLQIMANVWLHLHPPKIRRHALRVRYTWCMGGITFLVFLVTVVTGVILMFYYRPVAEYAYADMKYLQHDVPFGMIMRNMHRWAAHAMVITIWLHMFRVFMTGSYKPPREFNWVVGVVLLTITLLLSFTGYLLPWDQLSIWAVTVGTNMARATPLLGSEGPFGEVVGVTSRYDARSFLLGGTLVGPPALLRFYVLHCILLPILAGLLMIVHFWRIRKDGGVSGPL
- a CDS encoding cytochrome C, producing MAETKQDTEAKPAVRSADTREPAVADRVHVWPYLVRNEFIASIIVMVILTVWSITIDAPLEEAANPTQTPNPSKAPWYFLGLQELLVYFDPWFAGVVLPSLIIVGLMVIPYVDINPKGNGYYTFRERPFAISTFLFGFLFLWVSLIITGVFFRGPGWNLFWPWEAWDPHLVVAITNIDLSAWGPFKWMGNPKIFGVEMIGFVLIFLYFSTAVVFYYLKRDMSDAIRQLGPMRYGIVAFLFLTMMSLPIKIILRLAFNIKNVWVTPWFNI